DNA from Arthrobacter sp. SLBN-112:
GGCCGCTTTGTTCGTGGCCCAGTGGAGGGGAAGGTTCATTGCGCCGGCCGACGACCCGCCGTCGACGCGCACGGTTTCACCCGTGATCCATTCGGCTTCGGCTCCAGCAAGCCAGACGACGGCCCGGGCAATGTCGTCGGGCTCTCCCCGGCGTCCCAAGGGATTACCCGAGACGGCGGCGGCATATTCCTCCGTCACCGGATTGGCGCTGCTGTTCACCGTCACGAAACCTGGGGCGACGGCGTTCACACGAATGCCGTACTGCCCGAGCTCCAGGGCGGAGGCACGCGTCGCCATTTCCAAGGCCGCCTTGGACGTGGAGTAGGGGGCGGCTCCGGGACGGGCGCGCAGGGCCGCGCCCGAGGAGATATTGACGACGCTGGCGCCCCGCCCTGTTTCGATGGCCCGCCGCGCCAGGGCCACCGTCGCCAGCAAGGGGGCCCTGGTGTTGAGGTTCTGCACCGCATCCCATGTGTCAGCGTCCAGGGACAGGAAGGGGGTGGCCGGGTAGATTCCGGCCGAGTTGACCAGTACATCCACGGGAGCGATGGCCCACGATTGGGCGAGCATCTCCCCGGGGCCTGTAGGAGTCGCCAGGTCCACTGCCACGGTGTTTGCGTCCTCAGCGCCGGCTTCCTTGCATGCCTTAGCAGTGGAGGCCAAGGGGGCGGCATTGATATCCACCAGCGTCAGCCGGTAGCCGAGTCCGGCAAACCGGTTTGCGACCTGCCGGCCAATGCCGCTTCCCGCTCCCGTGATGACAGCATGCGGGCTCAATCGAGGACCTTGCCTTTGGTCTCCGGCATGGTCATGTACACCGTCACACCGATGGCGGCTGCCACTGCACAGTAGAGCCATACCAGGCCGCCGAATCCGCTGGTGTTCATCCAGGTGGTGATGTACGGCGCAGTTCCGCCGAATATCGCCACGGCGAGCGCGTAGGGCAAGCCGATCCCGGTTGCCCGCACTTCAGCCGGAAACTGCTCGGCCATGATCACGGCGCAGTTTGCCGAATAGCCCAGGAGCAGGATGATACCGATGACTTCAATGAGCAACAGCATCCAGAAGTTGCCGTTGAGCAGGGTGAAGGCAGGCCAGGAAAAGAGCAGGAAGCCACCCGCGAAAGCGGTCATCGTAGGTTTGCGGCCGATCTTGTCCGAAAGGAGTCCGGCGAACGGCAGGAGGACAAGGAACAGGCCAACAGCGATGAAGTTGGCTAGCAGGGCCTGGCTCAGGGGGATTCCGGTGGCCACGGCCGCATAGGTAGGCATGTAGGAGACCCACATGTAGTAGAGAAGTGTGCCGGCAATCGTGACGCCGAATACCCGCAGGGTGGCCGCAGGATGCTTCACAAACATGGTGAATACGGCATTGCGGCGCTTTTCACCAGCCGTTTCTGAGAGGTTCTTGGCGTTGACGAACGACTCCGTTTCCTCGACAGAGGATCGCAGCCACAGGCCCACCAGGCCCAGGAGTGCAGCTACGATGAACGCCAGCCGCCATCCCCAGTTGTCCAACGCGTCCTTGGACAATGTGCTGGTGATGATCGCCCCCATGCCGGAGGCGAGCAGAACTCCGGCGCCAACTGACACTTGCTGCCAGGAGCCAGCGAAGGCGCGCCGGCGGGGCGCGGCGGATTCGACCAGGAATGCCGAGGAGGAGCCGAACTCGCCTCCCGCTGCGAAGCCCTGGACCATCCGGGCCACCACGAGGATGACCGGTGAGAGGAGCCCCACGGCTTCATAGGTGGGTGCGAGACCAATCAACGCAGTGGCTCCGGCCATAAGGCCAATGGTCAGGACCAGGCCCTTCTTCCGTCCGTGCCGGTCTGCATATGCGCCCATGAGCGCCGCACCAACGGGCCGCATGACGAATCCCACTGCGAAGATGGCGAGCGTCGCCAGGAGGGCAGCAATGGGATCGCCCTTGGGAAAGAAATGATGGGCGAAGATCGATGAGAAGGTGGTGTAGACGGCCCAGTCCACCCATTCAACGGCATTGCCGATGCTCCCAGCGACGATCGCTTTGCGGCCCTGTGGGGAAAGTTTGGTTTCGTGGACTCCGGCCACGTTCAGCTGTTGTGTCATGAGACAGACGTCCTCGTTGTGAGTCGGGAGGCAACGTGGGTTGCCAGTTCTGCGTGGGTGGTGATCCACACGTCGTTGTGGGATCGGATGTGGTCCATGAGCTCCGCCAGGACCATCAGCCGTGAACGGTGGCCGATGATGTGGGGGTGCATGGTGAGCTGGAAGACTCCGCCCTCGGCATAGGCTGCGTCGAACTCGTCCTTCCAGATCTGGAGGAGCTGGCGGGGCGGCATGTAGGGACGAAGACCGGTGAAGCGGTCCATCATCAGGTAGGGCGCGTCATCCCGGATCCATTCCACCGGGATCTCCACAATCCCGGTAGGCGCACCGTCAGCGAGCAGTTCGTAGGGTTCGTCGTCCGCCATGAGCGATGAGTCGTAAAGGAACCCAAGCTCACGAATGACATCGAGGGTGGACGCGGAGAAGTCCCAGGATGGGGTCCGGATACCTACCGGCCGGGTTCCGGCCTGGCGCTCCAGAACGTCCGTTGCCCGCCCGAGCAGATCCAGTTCCTGCTCATGGCTCAGCAGGGTGTTCCGTTCGTGGATCCACCCATGCACGGCCACTTCGTGCCCCTGTTCCACATAGGTGGGTACTTCATCGGGACGGAGAAGCGCGCATACTGCGGGGACATAGAAGGATGCGGGAGCCTCGTAGCGGCTGAGGAGTTCCAGAATCCGCGGCACTCCCGCCCGGGCTCCGTACTCCCCCTGCGCCATCCGCCCCGGTGAGGTCTCGCCGTCCCGCAGTGACGGAGTTTCGTGATCGGAGTCGAAGGACAACAGGACGGCCGCTGCCGCACCGTCCTTCCAGCGCAGGGCCGGGTCCGGATGGACAAGGGACTGGCCGGCACGGACCTTGTTCACGTGCGCTCGCCACTCATGTTCGGGCCATTGCCACGACGGGACGTTGTTCACAGTGCGCTCCTTTTCATTTCTTAGGTGCTGATGGTCCGGCTACCGGGAAAAGGGGCCGATTCAGTCTTTGGCAGGGGAATTCTTTGAAAGTGATCCAGCTCTCATTTACCAAGTTAGAGGAAATCAAAGGGAAGAACAAGGGCTGATGGGAAAATCATTCAAATATAGCCCAGCAGATGGGTTTTTCTCTGTTCCAGGTCCGCATGAACGGGTAGTCTTGACTTAGTAACACGGGACTATCACAACGGCGGAGGCTCACCATTCCACTCATGGATGACACGGACCTGGACATCATCGCTGCCCTCCAGGTCGCGCCCCGTGTCCCGGCGAATGCTCTAGGCGAAATCCTGGGAGTACCCACCAGCACCATCACCCGCAGGTTCAACAGGCTTCAGAATGAGCGGCTCATGAAGGTGATCGGCAGATTTGCGTGGCCGTTGGTTCTCTCTGGAAACCCCCATCAGCTCTGGATCTGCTGTGAACCGGGGCGCGCAGCAGAAGTGGCAGAAAAGCTCAAAGCCTTTCCCGAGATCCAGTTCGTCATGACCACTTCCGGCACCGGCGATGTCTATGCAGACCTGTTTCCCCTGCTCGGATCAGATATCAATGACCTCATCAGCAATCGGATTCCTTCATTGCCGGGCATCAGGTCGATCGAAACGCGACTGGTCCTGGACTCCCGCCGGGTAGGCCAGAACTGGCGGTTCCAGCGGCTGACGGATGAGCAGAAGGACGCGCTGGCAGCCCACGAGGTTCCCGTTAACCAGCCTGCGCTGGCATCAATGGACGAACTATCAGATCTGGAGTTCGGCACGATGTGTGAGCTGGGACGCAACGCACGTGCATCTGCCGCGGAAGTGGCACGCACCCTGAATGTCAGCAGTTCCTCCGCCTACCGGGCCATCCAGATGCTCCTGGGCACAGGCTCCATTTCGCCGCGCGTCGAGGTGGAGCCCAGCGCCGTCGGCTTTCCCCTCGCCGCCGTGGTCTCGCTGCAGGTCAAACCCAAATCAATTGCGGACGTGTTGGATCAGCTCAGCGGCCACGAATCTGCCCGCATGATCTCGATGGTCACCGGGCAGGCGCCCGTGGTCTTTCACGGAGTCTTCCGCGATCCACGGAGCCTGGCGGATTTCATTACCGAAGACATCGGCGCGCTGCCCGGCATCCAGACCATGGACACAAGTGTGGCGCTGAACGTTAGGCGCCGCTACTGGATGGACCGGGACGGCGCATTCATCGGCGACCAGGTTGAGGGGCTGCTGCGGCGTTAGCGCGTTCAGTGGCAGGCCTGCCACACGTGGCGAAGGCGGTCCAGTCACATTAATTCGCGTTGCGGATCTTGTCGCCGTGGGTCCGCGTTTGTCGCCCGGATGGCGCCATAAGTAGCGCCGTTTCCCAGCGTTTAGCGTCCATTGCGCGCTTCTGGCCAACGCCGTGGCCGCCGTGTTTAGGTGTTTCCACGGCACCGGCCAGGCCGTAAGCAGAACCCAAGCACCAGCCAGAAGCACGCGCACACCGCCGCGCAGGCGGTCCCACCCACCTCCCACGCCCACCCGGGCACACCACCCGGGTGCCGTCGTCGTACCCGGAATCTTTCCCCGAAAGGAACACCATGTCCTTCCCAGCACCCAAGCCCCACTCCAGCCCCGGCTCCCCTGCCTTCACCCGGCGCCGTGCCCTGGGCGCACTCCTGGCGATTCCTGCCGCCGGCCTGCTGTCCGCCTGCGGTGGAACCGCCACCGCAGGCAGCCAACGCATCAGCCAGGCCGCCCTGGAACCTTTGGCTGCCTCCGTGCCGGCCGGGACCACCATCAAGGTGGGCGATCCCAGCATCAAAGTGGCGCTGGAACTGTCCGGGCTGGCCAAGGAACTGGACGGCTTCACGGTGGAGTTCGCCAACATCTCCGGCGGCCCGCAGACCACCGAGGCGTTCCGGGCCAACGCCCTGGACGTGGGGTCCGTGGCGGACATTCCGCCGATCCACGCCACCTGGACCGGCCTGGACGTCCGCATCATCGCAGCCGGCTACCGGCAGGACGCCGTGAACCATCCCATTTACGAACTGGGCATCGCGCCCGGAGCCGGCATCAGCAGGCTTGAGGACCTGCGCGGCAGGAAGGTTGCGTACAGCCCGGGCCAGGCGCAGGGCGCCTTGGTCCTGCGCATCCTGGACAAGGCCGGGCTCAAGCAGGAGGACGTCAAGCTCGTGGAGCTGCCCAGCACCGGCGACGCCTATGCCACGGCACTGGCCAGCAGTCAGGTGGACGCCGCTCCCCTGGGCGGGGTCCAGATCAAGCGCTACCTGGCCAAGTACAGGGCCGACGGCGCCACCACCCTCCGCCACGGGCTGCGGGATGACCCGAGCCTCCTGTACTCCCCCGCCAAAGTCTTGGCCGATCCCGCGAAGGCCGCTGCGCTTGCCGCCTACGTAAGGGTCTGGGGCAAGGCCCAGCGCTGGACCGAGGACCACCCGGCCGAGTGGCTGGAGGGGTACTACGTCAAGGACCAGGGCCTGTCCCGCGAGGACGGCCAGTACCTGATCGATGCCACCGGCAAGCGCGACCTGCCCACCGCCTGGGCCGAGGCCATCACCCGGCACCAGGAAACCATCGACCTCCTGGCCCGCGAGCAGAAGAAGCCGCAGTTGACGGCGGCCGACCTGTACGACACCAGGTTTGAAGCCATCGCCGGCACCGCATTCGCTTCCGCCGGAAAGGCAGGTGCCGCATGAGCGCCGTCCTGGACCGTCCCGTGCTGGCCCCGCACCAGGATCCGGCATTGGCCGGGGCGGCAGACGTGCGGCCAACAGGGAAGAGGCTGGGGCCCGGACGACGCCGGCAGCTCGCCTGGGTGGGCCCGTCCGCTTTGCTGCTGCTGTGGACAGCCTCTTCCGCGACAGGGCTCCTTGACCCCAGGATCCTGTCCGAGCCGTGGACCGTGGTGGCCACCGCCGGTGAGCTCATCGCGGACGGCCGGCTGCAGGAGAACCTTGCCATTTCCGCCCAGCGCGCAGGCCTGGGACTGTTCTTCGGCATCCTGGTGGGCGCCGTGCTGGCGCTCCTGTCCGGGCTGAGCCGGGTGGGTGAGGCCCTCATTGACGGTCCCGTGCAGATCAAGCGCGCCATCCCAGGGCTGGCCCTGATTCCGCTGCTGATTTTGTGGTTCGGCATCGACGAAACCATGAAGGTCCTCACCATCACCCTGGGTGTCTTTGTCCCGGTCTACCTGCAGACGCACGCGGGCCTGCGCGGCATCGACCTGCGCTACGTCGAGCTCGCCCAGACCGTGGGCCTCAGCCGCGCCGCCTTCATCCGCAAGGTGGTCCTCCCCGGCGCCCTGCCCGGCTTCTTCCTGGGCCTGCGCTTCGCCGTCACCGGAGCCTGGGTGTCCCTGGTGGTGGTGGAACAGATCAACGCCACCAGCGGCATCGGCTACATGATGGAGCTCGCCCGCACCTATGGCCAAACCAACATCATCGTCCTCGGACTGGCCGTCTACGGCATTCTCGGCCTGATCTCCGACGGCGCCGTCCGCTTCTTCGAACGAAAGGCCCTCTCATGGCAGCGCACCCTGGCGGGCTGACCGACACCCGTCCCGCCGGCACTGCGGCTTCCGCAGTCTCGGTTCGCGGCCTCATCCGCGGCTTCGGTCCCAAAGGCGTCCTAAACGGTGTGGACCTGGACATCGCCCCCGGCGAGTTCGTGGCCCTGCTGGGCCCCAGCGGCTGCGGCAAAAGCACCCTGATGCGGGCCCTGGCGGGGCTGGACCACGAGGTCCTCGGCAGCGGGGTGATCAAAGTCCCGGACCGCGTCTCCGTGGTCTTCCAGGACTCCCGGCTGCTGCCCTGGGACACAGTGCTGGGCAATGTCACCCTCGGCGTTCGGGAGCACGACGCCAGTGCCCGGGCCCGTAAGGCACTCGCCGAAGTGGGCCTCGCCGGCCGTGAAAAAGCGTGGCCGCACCAGCTGTCCGGTGGTGAACAGCAGCGCGTGGCGCTGGCCCGGTCGTTGGTTCGCGAACCCCAGCTGCTGCTGGCCGACGAACCGTTCGGCGCCCTGGACGCGCTGACCCGCATCAAAATGCATGGGCTGCTCCAGGACCTGGTGGCCGCCCACCGGCCCGCAGTCCTGCTGGTCACCCACGACGTGGACGAGGCCATCGCGCTTGCAGACCGGATCGTGGTCCTGGACCACGGCCGCATCGCCACCGTCCGCCCGGTGTCGCCGGAGATCCGCTCGTCCACCAACGCCGCCGGGCATGAAGCCCTCCGCCGCGACCTGCTGGCCGCGCTGGGTGTCTTTACTGCAGCGGGCGTCGAGCCAACCCACACTGCTGAACCCGCCGCCGTCGGCCATTAACCCACCCCTACCCGCAAGGAGCCTTCCCATGACTGACCAGACCCCTTCCCGGCGCCAGCTGCACCTGAACGCCTTCCTTATGAGCACGGGCCACCACGAAGCCTCGTGGCGGCTGCCGGAGAGCGACCCGCACGCCGGCACCAACGTGGAGCACTACCAGCACCTGGCCCGCACCGCCGAGCGCGGCAAGCTGGACTCCATCTTCTTTGCCGACTCCCCCGTCCTGTTCGGCGAGGTGGGCCGCCGGCCGGCCGGCAAGCTGGAGCCCACCGTGCTGCTGACGGCAATCGCCGGGGCCACCGAACGGATCGGGCTGATCGCCACCGCATCCACCACCTACAACGAACCGTTCAACCTGGCCCGCCGCTTCGCCTCCGTGGACTGGGCCAGCGGCGGCCGTGCCGGCTGGAACGTGGTGACCACCGCCGGACCGGACGCCGCCCGCAACTTTGGCGTGGACGACCAGCCTGCCCATGCCGTCCGGTACGAACGTGCCGCCGAGTTCATCGACGTGGCACAGAAGCTGTGGGACAGCTGGCAGGACGACGCCGTCCTCGCGGACAAGGCAGGGGGCGTGTGGGGCGATGACGAAAAGATCCGGACCATTGACCACGAGGGCAGGCACTTCAAGGTCCGCGGCCCGCTCAATGTCCCCCGCTCCCCGCAGGGGCACCCGCTGATCGTCCAGGCGGGTTCATCCGAAGACGGCAAGGGCCTCGCCGCCCGCTATGCCGACGCCGTCTTCACCGCCCACCAGACCCTCGCCGACGCCCAGGAGTTCTACCGGGATCTCAAGGCCCGTACCGCCGCTGCCGGCCGTGACCCGGAGACCATCAAGATCCTGCCCGGCATTGTGCCCGTCATCGGTGCCACCGAGGCGGAAGCCCTGGAGCTGGAACGGGAACTGGACCGCCTGATCAAGCCGGAGTACGCCCGGATTCAGCTGGCCAGGACGCTGCGCGTGGACCCGGAGGACCTGCCGCTGGACCGCCAACTGCCGGACAACCTGCCCAGCGAGGATGAGATCGAGGGCGCCAAGAGCCGCTACACGCTGATCGTGCAGCTGGCCCGCCGGGAGCAGCTCACGGTGCGGCAGCTGATCGGCCGCCTGGGCGGCGGCCGCGGGCACCGCACCTTCACGGGCACCCCCGTGCAGGTGGCGGATGCCATCCAGGAATGGTTCGACGGCGGCGCGGCGGACGGCTTCAACATCATGCCGCCGGTGCTCCCCTCCGGCTTGGAAACCTTTGTGGACCAGGTGGTGCCCATCCTGCAGGAGCGCGGCCTGTTCCGCACCGAATACACGGGCCGGACCCTGCGGGAGCACTACGGCCTGACGCGGCCGGAGAACCGGTTCAGCCGGCAGGCGGCCACAGTCGCGGCGGCAGCCGTGTGATTCGAGGACTTCCGGAGGGTATTCCCTAGACTGGCAGCTGAACGTTGATGCCAGGAACTGGATAAAGGAGCAGAAATGAGCGGAGTAATCGTTGTAGGTGTGGACGCCAGCCCGTCGGCACGGAAGGCCGCGGAAGTGGCGCTGGGGCTGGCGGACTCGCTGGGGGCATCCCTTCATGTGGTGACCGCCTTTGACGTCGAGAACGCCGAAACCTTCGGGGTGGGCTCAGACAAGGTACGGATCTCCAATGCGGACAGCTCGGAGACGGTGGCAAAGTCCCTCGGCGCATCGCATCCGGGAGTGGAAATCACCCACTTCGCTGCGCGCGGCAAGCCTGCCGATTCGCTCATCAAAGAGGCCGTCCGCCTGGATGCCCGGCTGATCGTGGTGGGAAACCGGCGGATGCGCGGCATCGGCAGGCTCCTGGGCAGCGTCGCCAACAGCGTGGCGCACAACGCCCCGTGCGATGTCTACATCGCCAACACCTACGACGACTGACCTGACTCCCGCAAAAGGAGAGCGGACGACGGCGGGACCTCCCGCCGTCGTCCGCTCCCCTTTGCGCAATGGCCTGGTTAGGCGCCGTACTCCTCATCGGTCACGTGGTCTAGCCAGGTGACCACCTCGCCGTTTTCGTCGGCTTCGTGCATGGCGACATGGGCCATGTACCGCTCCGGGGTGGCCCCGTGCCAGTGCTCCTCGCCGGGCTCGATGTAGACCACGTCGCCGGGACGGATCTCCTGGACCTCCCCGCCGCGCCGGGCCACCAGCCCGATCCCGTCCGTGACGTAGAGGGTCTGGCCCTTGGGGTGGCGGTGCCAGGCGGTCCGGGCGCCGGGCGCGAACCGGACGTGCGCGCAGCCGATGGCCGACTGCTCGTCAGGGTTCCGGATGCCGTCAATCTGCACGGTTCCGGTGAACCATTCCTTGGGGCCGGCTCCTGTCTGGCCGCCGCTCTTGGTGTACTTCATGTTCTCCTCCTCAGGGATGGGTTACGTGGTCTGGCGGGCCGCGGCCCGGGATGTCAGGTATGACAGGACGGCGGCGATGGAAAGAATGGCCGCGGCGGCCAGGAATGTGGCCTGGTAGCCCGCAGAGTCGAACAGCACGCCCCCGAGCGTGGCTCCGATGGCGATGGACGTCTGGACCACCGCGACCATCAGGCCGCCGCCGGCTTCGGCGTCATCCGGCATCGCCTCCGCCAGCCAGCTCCACCAGCCGACGGGCGCGG
Protein-coding regions in this window:
- a CDS encoding SDR family NAD(P)-dependent oxidoreductase, which encodes MSPHAVITGAGSGIGRQVANRFAGLGYRLTLVDINAAPLASTAKACKEAGAEDANTVAVDLATPTGPGEMLAQSWAIAPVDVLVNSAGIYPATPFLSLDADTWDAVQNLNTRAPLLATVALARRAIETGRGASVVNISSGAALRARPGAAPYSTSKAALEMATRASALELGQYGIRVNAVAPGFVTVNSSANPVTEEYAAAVSGNPLGRRGEPDDIARAVVWLAGAEAEWITGETVRVDGGSSAGAMNLPLHWATNKAAHRGANDLIGNHDG
- a CDS encoding MFS transporter, giving the protein MTQQLNVAGVHETKLSPQGRKAIVAGSIGNAVEWVDWAVYTTFSSIFAHHFFPKGDPIAALLATLAIFAVGFVMRPVGAALMGAYADRHGRKKGLVLTIGLMAGATALIGLAPTYEAVGLLSPVILVVARMVQGFAAGGEFGSSSAFLVESAAPRRRAFAGSWQQVSVGAGVLLASGMGAIITSTLSKDALDNWGWRLAFIVAALLGLVGLWLRSSVEETESFVNAKNLSETAGEKRRNAVFTMFVKHPAATLRVFGVTIAGTLLYYMWVSYMPTYAAVATGIPLSQALLANFIAVGLFLVLLPFAGLLSDKIGRKPTMTAFAGGFLLFSWPAFTLLNGNFWMLLLIEVIGIILLLGYSANCAVIMAEQFPAEVRATGIGLPYALAVAIFGGTAPYITTWMNTSGFGGLVWLYCAVAAAIGVTVYMTMPETKGKVLD
- a CDS encoding polysaccharide deacetylase family protein, yielding MNNVPSWQWPEHEWRAHVNKVRAGQSLVHPDPALRWKDGAAAAVLLSFDSDHETPSLRDGETSPGRMAQGEYGARAGVPRILELLSRYEAPASFYVPAVCALLRPDEVPTYVEQGHEVAVHGWIHERNTLLSHEQELDLLGRATDVLERQAGTRPVGIRTPSWDFSASTLDVIRELGFLYDSSLMADDEPYELLADGAPTGIVEIPVEWIRDDAPYLMMDRFTGLRPYMPPRQLLQIWKDEFDAAYAEGGVFQLTMHPHIIGHRSRLMVLAELMDHIRSHNDVWITTHAELATHVASRLTTRTSVS
- a CDS encoding Lrp/AsnC family transcriptional regulator, translating into MDDTDLDIIAALQVAPRVPANALGEILGVPTSTITRRFNRLQNERLMKVIGRFAWPLVLSGNPHQLWICCEPGRAAEVAEKLKAFPEIQFVMTTSGTGDVYADLFPLLGSDINDLISNRIPSLPGIRSIETRLVLDSRRVGQNWRFQRLTDEQKDALAAHEVPVNQPALASMDELSDLEFGTMCELGRNARASAAEVARTLNVSSSSAYRAIQMLLGTGSISPRVEVEPSAVGFPLAAVVSLQVKPKSIADVLDQLSGHESARMISMVTGQAPVVFHGVFRDPRSLADFITEDIGALPGIQTMDTSVALNVRRRYWMDRDGAFIGDQVEGLLRR
- a CDS encoding ABC transporter substrate-binding protein; the encoded protein is MSFPAPKPHSSPGSPAFTRRRALGALLAIPAAGLLSACGGTATAGSQRISQAALEPLAASVPAGTTIKVGDPSIKVALELSGLAKELDGFTVEFANISGGPQTTEAFRANALDVGSVADIPPIHATWTGLDVRIIAAGYRQDAVNHPIYELGIAPGAGISRLEDLRGRKVAYSPGQAQGALVLRILDKAGLKQEDVKLVELPSTGDAYATALASSQVDAAPLGGVQIKRYLAKYRADGATTLRHGLRDDPSLLYSPAKVLADPAKAAALAAYVRVWGKAQRWTEDHPAEWLEGYYVKDQGLSREDGQYLIDATGKRDLPTAWAEAITRHQETIDLLAREQKKPQLTAADLYDTRFEAIAGTAFASAGKAGAA
- a CDS encoding ABC transporter permease, which encodes MSAVLDRPVLAPHQDPALAGAADVRPTGKRLGPGRRRQLAWVGPSALLLLWTASSATGLLDPRILSEPWTVVATAGELIADGRLQENLAISAQRAGLGLFFGILVGAVLALLSGLSRVGEALIDGPVQIKRAIPGLALIPLLILWFGIDETMKVLTITLGVFVPVYLQTHAGLRGIDLRYVELAQTVGLSRAAFIRKVVLPGALPGFFLGLRFAVTGAWVSLVVVEQINATSGIGYMMELARTYGQTNIIVLGLAVYGILGLISDGAVRFFERKALSWQRTLAG
- a CDS encoding ABC transporter ATP-binding protein, which produces MAAHPGGLTDTRPAGTAASAVSVRGLIRGFGPKGVLNGVDLDIAPGEFVALLGPSGCGKSTLMRALAGLDHEVLGSGVIKVPDRVSVVFQDSRLLPWDTVLGNVTLGVREHDASARARKALAEVGLAGREKAWPHQLSGGEQQRVALARSLVREPQLLLADEPFGALDALTRIKMHGLLQDLVAAHRPAVLLVTHDVDEAIALADRIVVLDHGRIATVRPVSPEIRSSTNAAGHEALRRDLLAALGVFTAAGVEPTHTAEPAAVGH
- a CDS encoding LLM class flavin-dependent oxidoreductase, whose translation is MTDQTPSRRQLHLNAFLMSTGHHEASWRLPESDPHAGTNVEHYQHLARTAERGKLDSIFFADSPVLFGEVGRRPAGKLEPTVLLTAIAGATERIGLIATASTTYNEPFNLARRFASVDWASGGRAGWNVVTTAGPDAARNFGVDDQPAHAVRYERAAEFIDVAQKLWDSWQDDAVLADKAGGVWGDDEKIRTIDHEGRHFKVRGPLNVPRSPQGHPLIVQAGSSEDGKGLAARYADAVFTAHQTLADAQEFYRDLKARTAAAGRDPETIKILPGIVPVIGATEAEALELERELDRLIKPEYARIQLARTLRVDPEDLPLDRQLPDNLPSEDEIEGAKSRYTLIVQLARREQLTVRQLIGRLGGGRGHRTFTGTPVQVADAIQEWFDGGAADGFNIMPPVLPSGLETFVDQVVPILQERGLFRTEYTGRTLREHYGLTRPENRFSRQAATVAAAAV
- a CDS encoding universal stress protein; amino-acid sequence: MSGVIVVGVDASPSARKAAEVALGLADSLGASLHVVTAFDVENAETFGVGSDKVRISNADSSETVAKSLGASHPGVEITHFAARGKPADSLIKEAVRLDARLIVVGNRRMRGIGRLLGSVANSVAHNAPCDVYIANTYDD
- a CDS encoding (R)-mandelonitrile lyase; the encoded protein is MKYTKSGGQTGAGPKEWFTGTVQIDGIRNPDEQSAIGCAHVRFAPGARTAWHRHPKGQTLYVTDGIGLVARRGGEVQEIRPGDVVYIEPGEEHWHGATPERYMAHVAMHEADENGEVVTWLDHVTDEEYGA